Proteins co-encoded in one Nicotiana sylvestris chromosome 7, ASM39365v2, whole genome shotgun sequence genomic window:
- the LOC104249946 gene encoding small ribosomal subunit protein uS11y, whose amino-acid sequence MSRRKTREPKEETVTLGPATREGELVFGVAHIFASFNDTFIHVTDLSGRETMVRITGGMKVKADRDESSPYAAMLAAQDVSQRCKELGINALHIKLRATGGNKTKTPGPGAQSALRALARSGMKIGRIEDVTPIPTDSTRRKGGRRGRRL is encoded by the exons ATG TCGAGGAGAAAGACTAGGGAGCCAAAGGAAGAGACAGTAACACTTGGACCAGCAACGAGGGAGGGTGAATTGGTGTTCGGTGTTGCTCACATTTTTGCCTCTTTCAACGATACTTTTATT CATGTGACTGATTTGTCTGGAAGAGAAACTATGGTTCGCATTACTG GTGGAATGAAGGTAAAGGCTGATAGAGATGAATCTTCTCCATATGCTGCCATGCTTGCAGCTCAGGATGTGTCACAGCGATGCAAG GAACTTGGAATTAATGCTCTTCACATTAAGCTTCGGGCTACAGGAGGCAACAAGACTAAGACTCCTGGTCCTGGTGCCCAGTCTGCTCTTAGGGCTTTGGCTCGATCTGGCATGAAAATTGGACGTATAG AGGATGTGACTCCAATTCCCACAGATAGTACTCGCAGAAAGGGTGGTAGAAGGGGAAGGAGGCTGTGA